A region from the Verrucomicrobiales bacterium genome encodes:
- a CDS encoding transposase, whose protein sequence is METKTKNSSTTSNANKTRRQLAQSFSATEKAQAVLAVWTERCKPSEVCRQMQINSMTFQYWQRRAMEGMLQALEARVNLAKGEALSPRLQALLSHRQQRLNTRKLSARLEQIQLAQKEEVAAKA, encoded by the coding sequence ATGGAAACGAAAACCAAGAACTCGTCTACGACCTCAAACGCGAACAAAACCAGACGCCAGCTAGCCCAGTCGTTCTCGGCGACGGAGAAAGCCCAAGCAGTCCTGGCGGTTTGGACCGAGCGGTGCAAGCCCTCGGAGGTGTGCCGTCAAATGCAGATCAACTCCATGACCTTTCAATACTGGCAACGCCGGGCCATGGAGGGGATGCTCCAAGCGCTGGAGGCCCGAGTGAACCTGGCCAAGGGGGAGGCACTCAGCCCTCGACTCCAGGCGCTCTTGAGCCATCGCCAGCAGCGCCTCAACACCCGAAAACTCTCGGCTCGACTGGAGCAGATCCAGCTTGCCCAGAAGGAGGAAGTTGCGGCAAAAGCCTAG
- a CDS encoding helix-turn-helix domain-containing protein → MSPSQHRASLILQVRAGQLTAQEAARQLGISRQAYYKWEKRALKALLLSLEDQPRGRPASVTDPDQQQLQNRVQELERKVRLYEEREELRALIQQMEESDSSGSSTKKNSK, encoded by the coding sequence ATGAGTCCCTCCCAACATCGAGCCAGCTTGATCCTGCAGGTCCGGGCTGGCCAACTCACAGCCCAGGAGGCGGCTCGGCAATTGGGCATCTCCCGCCAGGCGTATTACAAGTGGGAGAAGCGAGCCCTCAAAGCCCTGCTGCTTTCCCTGGAGGACCAACCCAGGGGGCGTCCGGCCTCGGTGACGGATCCCGACCAGCAACAACTCCAAAATCGGGTTCAGGAACTGGAGAGGAAGGTTCGCCTGTATGAGGAACGTGAAGAGCTTCGTGCTCTGATCCAGCAAATGGAGGAGTCGGATTCGTCCGGCTCCTCCACTAAAAAAAACTCCAAATGA